Proteins co-encoded in one Papaver somniferum cultivar HN1 chromosome 5, ASM357369v1, whole genome shotgun sequence genomic window:
- the LOC113282665 gene encoding SNARE-interacting protein KEULE-like produces the protein MSMSDSDSSSHASSSEYKTFRQISRDRLLQEMLRSAQTGDSKSTWKVLIMDKVTVKVMSCSCKMADITDEGVSLVEDLYRRRQPLPSMDAIYFIQPLRENVVMFLSDMSGRVPLYKKAFVFFSSPIPKELVNLIKNDTSVLPRIGALREMNLEYFAMDSQGFVTDNERALEELYGENMQNTRQHEACLDVMATRIATVFASLRELPYVRYRAAKVDESTETTFRDLIPTKLAASVWNCITKYKSSIPHFPQSETCELLLLDRSVDHIAPVIHEWTYDAMCHDLLNLDGNKYVHEVPSKSGGEPEKKEVLLEDHDPVWLELRHAHIADASERLHEKMTNFVSKNKAAQFQSRDGGELSTRDLQKMVQALPQYNEQVDKLSLHVEIAGKINRLIRELGLRDLGQLEQDLVFGDAGSKELINFLRLKQDASPENKLRLMMIYACVYPEKFEGDKGTKLMQLAKISPDDMNAVNNLKLFEGASDNKKNSLAGFSLKFDAQKRKHAARKDRTGEEEETWALSRFYPVIEELIEKVSKGELPKNEYACMNEPNPSTTITSNRSLPSASARTSQAPVAAAHSMRSRRTATWARPRGSDDGYSSDSVLRHASSDFKRMGQRIFVFIIGGATRSELRVCHKLTAKLKREVVLGSSSLDDPPEFITKMKMLTKELSVDDLHI, from the exons GTTCTCATCATGGACAAAGTTACAGTCAAAGTCATGTCTTGCTCTTGCAAGATGGCAGATATTACAGACGAAGGAGTGTCAT TGGTGGAAGATCTATACAGGCGAAGGCAGCCATTACCCTCCATGGATGCGATATATTTCATACAGCCTTTAAGGGAGAA TGTTGTCATGTTTTTGTCTGACATGTCAGGAAGGGTGCCATTGTACAAGAA GGCGTTTGTCTTCTTCAGTTCGCCAATTCCAAAGGAATTGGTTAATCTTATCAAGAACGATACCAGTGTTTTGCCTCGTATTGGTGCATTGAGAGAG ATGAATCTGGAGTACTTCGCAATGGATAGCCAG GGATTTGTCACTGATAATGAGAGAGCACTTGAGGAGTTGTATGGGGAAAACATGCAGAACACTCGCCAACATGAGGCTTGTTTGGATGTGATGGCAACTCGGATTGCTACAGTATTTGCTTCACTAAGA GAGCTTCCATATGTTCGCTATCGTGCTGCGAAGGTTGACGAATCCACAGAGACGACATTTCGAGACTTAATTCCTACAAAGCTTGCCGCCTCTGTGTGGAACTGTATTACAAAATACAAAAGCAGCATACCTCACTTTCCCCAGTCAGAAACGTGCGAGCTGCTACTCTTGGACAGATCTGTAGACCAT ATTGCCCCAGTAATTCATGAATGGACGTATGATGCCATGTGCCATGACTTATTAAACTTGGATGGAAATAAATATGTTCACGAG GTTCCAAGCAAGTCAGGTGGTGAACCTGAGAAGAAGGAAGTTCTTTTGGAGGACCACGATCCTGTGTGGCTGGAGCTACGCCATGCACATATTGCAGAT GCTAGCGAAAGATTGCATGAGAAGATGAcaaattttgtttcaaaaaataAAGCTGCGCAATTTCAATCAAG AGATGGCGGTGAACTGTCAACTCGAGATTTACAAAAGATGGTCCAAGCCCTACCACAGTATAATGAACAAGTGGATAAGCTCTCCCTCCATGTAGAG ATTGCGGGAAAAATTAATAGGCTTATTAGGGAGTTGGGGCTGCGAGATCTTGGCCAACTGGAGCAGGATCTTGTTTTTGGAGATGCTGGCTCAAAGGAACTTATCAACTTTCTACGGTTAAAGCAG GATGCATCTCCTGAAAATAAGTTGCGTTTGATGATGATATATGCGTGTGTCTATCCTGAGAAATTTGAGGGTGATAAAGGTACCAAGTTGATGCAG TTGGCAAAGATATCCCCTGACGACATGAACGCTGTAAACAATTTGAAATTATTTGAGGGAGcttctgataacaaaaaaaattcaCTTGCTGGATTCTCGCTGAAGTTTGATGCTCAGAAG agGAAACATGCAGCTAGAAAAGACCGAACGGGGGAGGAAGAAGAAACTTGGGCACTCTCACGATTTTACCCTGTGATAGAG GAGCTGATTGAGAAGGTTAGCAAAGGCGAACTACCAAAGAATGAGTATGCATGTATGAACGAACCTAATCCTTCTACAACAATAACATCAAATAGGTCCCTCCCAAGTGCATCAGCAAGGACAAGTCAAGCTCCTGTTGCAGCAgctcattctatgagatcaaggcGGACTGCCACATGGGCTCGACCTCGGGGTTCTGATGATGGATATTCGAG TGACTCAGTGTTACGGCATGCATCTAGCGATTTTAAAAGGATGGGTCAACGTATTTTCGTCTTTATCATTGGTGGAGCTACTCGATCAGAG CTACGGGTTTGCCATAAGCTCACCGCAAAATTGAAGAGGGAAGTTGTTCTTGGTTCATCTAGTCTTGATGATCCTCCAGAATTTATCACG AAAATGAAGATGCTCACTAAGGAACTTTCAGTCGATGATCTGCACATTTAA